Part of the Stackebrandtia endophytica genome is shown below.
GACGGAGCTCGCCGAACGCTTCAAGACGAAAGCGCCATGTTAGCCAGCCCTCATTAGTATCACGCCATGCTGCGGTCACTCGATATAGTCCGCTATATCGGTAACCCTGCTTCGGCGAATATGGCGTATCCGCCTTGGCTCCCCGGATTACTCGGACAGGCATTTCGGTATCCACGTTTCGCCGCAGTCCGAGATTTCCCCTGACTAGTTCCTGGTCACCGTTGCGCTTACCGGTATTCGAGTTCCTACCCCCTTCACCGGTATAAACAATCACATCACCATCGTCCTGGTCGGTATAGCCTCCCGCCAAGACCACAGACTCAGCCCCGTCCTTGCCCCCGACGATACCGGTTTGAGGGTTCCGATGGACGCCTGCTTTATTTGCTTCATCACGGTTTACGAAGGTGGTTCCTGGCGGAAACCCGTCGATCTCACCGAAGGTTCGTTTTCTCCCCATAGACGCAACGCTATACATAGATACCGACATGTTTCAATCTGGGTACGCACTCAGCAACATTCAGCGACTAGCCTTCGACGCTCGCCATCACTCTGTGTACTTACCTCTTCCCGCTTCCTCGGTCGGCATTGCCTTGACCAGGGGGATATCGTGTGCGCGTGACCCCTGAGCCCCCTAGCTCCGCAGAACGGTTTCAAGTTGATTTGCGGGGCGTCGTTGAAATCTTGTCGCGTCATCTGTATTCGAGTCCACGCGTGTTCGTTCGCGAACTCATTCAGAATGCCCGGGACGCCATCGCCGCGCGTGCGCTCCACGAAGGGGCCGGCGCGGACGGTGATCCGCTAGGCGGTCGTGGGATCCAGATCCGCGTCGACGGGGACGACATCGTGGTGTCCGATGACGGCCTCGGGTTGACCGGGGAGGAGATGCGGTCCCTGCTGGCGACGATCGGGGCATCCTCCAAGCGGGAGGACCTGGAGCGGGTCAGGGAGGACTTCCTGGGGCGGTTCGGCATCGGTCTGCTGTCCTGTTTCCTGGTCGCCGACACCATCGAGGTGGTGTCCCGCAGTGCCCGAACCGTTGATGCGCCCACGATGCGGTGGACTGGACGCAGCGACGGCACCTACGCCATTTCGGACAGTGACGAGGTACTGCCGGCGCCCGGGACCCGGGTTCGGGTCAGGCTGCGCCCCGAAGAGGTGATGTGGGCATCGCCACGACGCCTGACCACCCTCGCGAGGGATTTCGCCCGCTACCTCGATGTGCCCGTCACGGTCATCGACGATTCCGGTGCCCCGGTTCAGATCAGCCTGCGACCGGCACCGGAGGACCTCCGACCCGACGAGGCGGCGGAACTGTGCCGCACGGTGTTCGGTTTCAATCCGCTGTCGACCCTGCGACTGGACATCCCGATGCTTGGTGTGCGGGGGTTGGCGTACATCACGCCGCACCGTGAGTCGACGACCGGCCGGGCCGGTGACCTGGTGTACAGCCGGGGTTTGCTGGTGGCCGAGGACAACACCCAGCTCGCTCCGGATTGGGCGTATTTCGCGCGGCTGATCCTCGATGCCGGATCGCTGCCGCTGACCGCGTCGCGTGAGTCGTTCCAGGAGACGGCGCTGACCATCGAGGCGGCGAAGCAGATCGGCACCATGCTGCGCAGTCACATCGTCGACCTGTCACGTGCTCATCCGGACACCTTCCGCCGGTTCGTCACCGCACACAGTGTCGGCTTGCGCGCCATGGCCTTGGACGATCCGACGATGTTCCGGTTCGTCTACGACCACGTGCCGTTCGTGACCTCGCGCGGTGAACGCACTCTCGCCGATCTGTTGGACGGCACCGATTCCGAACCCGGGACCCGGGTGCTCCACCAGTCCTATACGCAGCGTCAGTTCGACGCCCTCGCGCCACTGGCCAACGCCCAGGGCGTCACCGTCGTCGATTCCTCACATGTTCACGAACCGCAGATCCTCCAGCGCCTGGTGGAAATCCGGCCGGAAGTGCGATTGGAGACGCTGAGCCTGTCGGTTCTGGTCGCGGGCGCCGACTCACCGACCGACCGGGAACTGGCTCAAACCGTCGAACGCGCCGCACGCATGGCGCTTCCCGGCCAGGACATCCAGGTGGTGGACTTCGGCACCGAGGCGC
Proteins encoded:
- a CDS encoding HSP90 family protein, with protein sequence MTPEPPSSAERFQVDLRGVVEILSRHLYSSPRVFVRELIQNARDAIAARALHEGAGADGDPLGGRGIQIRVDGDDIVVSDDGLGLTGEEMRSLLATIGASSKREDLERVREDFLGRFGIGLLSCFLVADTIEVVSRSARTVDAPTMRWTGRSDGTYAISDSDEVLPAPGTRVRVRLRPEEVMWASPRRLTTLARDFARYLDVPVTVIDDSGAPVQISLRPAPEDLRPDEAAELCRTVFGFNPLSTLRLDIPMLGVRGLAYITPHRESTTGRAGDLVYSRGLLVAEDNTQLAPDWAYFARLILDAGSLPLTASRESFQETALTIEAAKQIGTMLRSHIVDLSRAHPDTFRRFVTAHSVGLRAMALDDPTMFRFVYDHVPFVTSRGERTLADLLDGTDSEPGTRVLHQSYTQRQFDALAPLANAQGVTVVDSSHVHEPQILQRLVEIRPEVRLETLSLSVLVAGADSPTDRELAQTVERAARMALPGQDIQVVDFGTEALVGLELPADDGWRPHSERNGGKASGWGAIFDEFSSTEEPRGPQLVLNVCSPLVRSLGEPLPAHVRTHVANTLRVLAVLHSGAPLLSHDHVILADSVAALVKTATETTGRGPR